The genomic interval ATTCGTCTCTCCATGACTCTAAAGATTTGAAACTTGTTGGTGCAGAAACATCAAATACCAATACACAACAGTCTGCGCCTCTATAGAATGCAACTCCTAACGATTGAAATCTTTCTTGACCTGCCGTATCCCAAATCTGTGGTTGTTAAAGTCAGagtatgattttttatataatgaaaataattattcatattatagTATCATAATTACCTGCATAGTAACTACCCTATCATCTACCATAACTTCTTTGGTGAGAAAATCTGCTCCTATAGTAGCTTTGTACTGATTACTAAACTTTTTGTTAACATACTGATTCATCAACGATGTTTTACCTACTCCAGAATCTCCCAgaataattacttttaaaagTACTTTCTTGCGGGATGACATAATgactgaaagaaaagaaaactttattttcCAAGTACTATGCAGTAATGTTACTAAAGAAATGTAATGTATCAACCATAATATGATACAAGGTAAAAGTATGAAAATAGTAAAGAtcataatataagaaaagatataatactGCTATCTATATTGAATCACAGTACAAATTTCAGTATTGTTGTCatactaaaaaaaatttgattgtgaaaaaaagaatttgttgaCAATAATACTTAGTAATATCATATTGTcccaataaaatttaaaaaaaaaaaaaaagaaaagaaaaaacgctaaaaatttcaaaacattaagaaaatatataatagatgtTGTAATCAATTcgtatgttttttttaatgaatcagCGAATGCAGAATGAGAAGTAACTTCCCTCTTAATGACGTATGTTTCTAAATGttacaaaaaagatattatttgcTATTAccaaaagaataaatatactttgaCAACTAACACTAAATTCGTAATCccgttaataagaaaaataggatATCACTAAGCGAGAATAGAACCTAACAGGATGTAAGAGAATTTACATGTAGATGTAAAATAGAATCCGTTTAACTGCGATAGTTGAAAACCTGTCAACACACTAGCAGGGCAATTACGATTTTGCGCGGTAATTTGAGAATCTTCTCAAAGGAAAGATACGCGATGTCCATCGACGGACGAAAGCATCCAGCGGGCGATCGACGAAACCTCGAACGTAGATGATATTACCTCGAATTTAACAGAAAACAGGACGCGTATTCCTTCTGGCCCTAACACTTCACACAAAGAAAATGGCGTGTTATGAAATCACGAGTATGACAACGATGTCGTCACCTGTTCGTTGATGCTCTTATCGACTGAGCAAAGTCGATTGTAATTCTCGAACATTGCTCGAGATATCGAAGCGACAAACATAACAGTGGCGCCACCTTcagtaaaagagaataatttaatttcaatagaCATATCGAGATTTTGTGTTTCCTGATCTGTCGCGTTGAGGTGTACGATTTCGAAGTAGAGGTTAAGGAGACAATATGTATTGCAGTGTATTACGGAAGTGAAAGTATGATCGCCATCTTGCTTATCCAATTCTGTTCGCGCGAAGTTTGAactatgtataatttatattgatcaGAACGTACaaacttttcgaaagaaataattt from Vespula vulgaris chromosome 11, iyVesVulg1.1, whole genome shotgun sequence carries:
- the LOC127067622 gene encoding ras-related protein rab7 yields the protein MSSRKKVLLKVIILGDSGVGKTSLMNQYVNKKFSNQYKATIGADFLTKEVMVDDRVVTMQIWDTAGQERFQSLGVAFYRGADCCVLVFDVSAPTSFKSLESWRDEFLIQASPRDPDNFPFVVLGNKVDLESKSVSSKRAQQWCQSKNNIPYFETSAKEAINVEQAFQTIAKNALAQESEVELYNEFPDQIKLTNDQRNNGKGDSCAC